The following proteins are encoded in a genomic region of Phycisphaera sp.:
- the accC gene encoding acetyl-CoA carboxylase biotin carboxylase subunit: MFRRILIANRGEIALRIIRACRELGIEAVCVYSQADKDAPYLRLADRAICIGAGPSKDSYLNIPRIIAAAEVSDADAIHPGYGFLSERADFAQICRDCKIEFIGPSPEAMGTLGDKVAAKRAAKAAKVPIFPGSEGAIEEEDEAVEVAREIGFPVIIKAAFGGGGRGMRVCHNEATVRANIKKAQQEAQAAFGNGAVFIEKFLEHARHVEVQVLGDKHGHSVHLFERDCSMQRRHQKLIEEAPAPGVDRKKVASVCENAAKLIRNTGYAGAATVEFLMDDEQNFYMLEVNTRVQVEHPVTEMITGVDIVKNSILIAAGEKLGLRQKDISINGHAMECRINAEDPARNFMPSPGRVDTWEMPGGPGIRMDTHVVPGYMVPPTYDSMVGKLIAHADDREACITRMARALREFRVGPIKTVIPLHLHLLEHSAFRDGAVDIHYLERALKQDLLGPMT; encoded by the coding sequence ATGTTCCGACGCATCCTCATTGCCAATCGTGGTGAGATCGCCCTGCGGATCATCCGCGCCTGCCGGGAGCTGGGCATCGAGGCGGTATGCGTGTACTCGCAGGCCGACAAAGACGCCCCCTACCTTCGTTTGGCCGACCGGGCCATCTGCATCGGCGCGGGCCCATCGAAGGACAGCTACCTCAATATCCCGCGCATCATCGCCGCCGCCGAGGTGAGCGACGCCGACGCCATCCACCCCGGCTACGGCTTCCTGTCCGAGCGGGCCGACTTCGCCCAGATCTGCCGCGACTGCAAGATCGAATTCATCGGCCCCAGCCCCGAAGCCATGGGCACGCTGGGCGATAAGGTCGCGGCCAAGCGTGCCGCCAAGGCCGCCAAGGTGCCGATCTTTCCCGGCTCGGAGGGCGCCATCGAGGAAGAGGACGAGGCCGTCGAGGTCGCCCGCGAGATCGGCTTCCCGGTCATTATCAAGGCCGCCTTTGGCGGTGGCGGTCGCGGCATGCGTGTGTGCCACAACGAGGCCACCGTGCGCGCCAACATCAAGAAGGCCCAGCAGGAGGCTCAGGCCGCCTTCGGCAATGGAGCGGTCTTCATCGAGAAGTTCCTCGAGCACGCCCGCCACGTCGAGGTCCAGGTGCTGGGCGACAAGCACGGCCACTCGGTCCACCTCTTCGAGCGCGACTGTTCCATGCAGCGCCGCCACCAGAAGCTCATCGAGGAGGCCCCAGCGCCGGGCGTCGATCGCAAGAAGGTCGCCTCGGTCTGCGAGAACGCCGCGAAGCTCATCCGCAACACGGGCTACGCCGGGGCCGCCACCGTCGAATTCCTGATGGACGACGAGCAGAACTTCTACATGCTCGAGGTCAACACCCGCGTCCAGGTCGAGCACCCGGTCACCGAGATGATCACCGGCGTGGACATCGTGAAGAACTCGATCCTCATCGCCGCGGGCGAGAAGCTGGGCCTGCGGCAGAAGGACATCTCCATCAACGGGCACGCGATGGAATGCCGCATCAACGCCGAGGATCCGGCCCGCAACTTCATGCCCAGCCCGGGGCGCGTCGACACCTGGGAGATGCCCGGCGGCCCGGGCATCCGCATGGACACGCACGTGGTTCCGGGGTACATGGTCCCCCCCACCTACGACTCGATGGTCGGCAAGCTCATCGCCCACGCCGACGATCGCGAGGCCTGCATCACCCGCATGGCCCGTGCCCTACGGGAATTCCGTGTCGGGCCGATCAAGACGGTGATCCCGCTTCATCTCCATCTGCTCGAGCACAGCGCTTTCCGCGATGGCGCCGTGGATATCCACTATCTGGAGCGAGCCCTCAAGCAGGACCTTCTTGGTCCGATGACCTGA
- the accB gene encoding acetyl-CoA carboxylase biotin carboxyl carrier protein yields MIDIDRLRQLIDLMVEHDLTEVDVSDEDQSITIKRGVTGGFQISPQPQGFAPQAAPAPQATGDAPAAPAASTADDGLVAIESPMVGTFYSSPDPDSPAFTKVGASISPDSVVCLVEAMKVFNEIKAETTGTIERMCVKSGDAVEFGQALFMVRPA; encoded by the coding sequence ATGATCGATATCGACCGGCTTCGCCAACTCATCGACCTGATGGTGGAGCACGACCTGACCGAGGTCGACGTGAGCGACGAGGATCAGTCGATCACGATCAAGCGAGGCGTGACCGGCGGGTTCCAGATCTCCCCCCAGCCTCAGGGCTTCGCACCCCAGGCGGCCCCCGCGCCGCAGGCGACCGGAGATGCTCCAGCGGCCCCGGCCGCCAGCACGGCCGACGATGGGTTGGTCGCGATCGAGTCTCCCATGGTGGGCACGTTCTACTCGTCCCCCGACCCCGACTCGCCCGCCTTCACAAAGGTTGGTGCGTCGATCAGCCCCGACAGCGTCGTGTGCCTGGTCGAGGCCATGAAGGTCTTCAACGAGATCAAGGCCGAGACGACCGGCACCATCGAGCGCATGTGCGTCAAGAGCGGCGACGCCGTCGAGTTCGGCCAGGCCCTGTTCATGGTGAGGCCCGCCTGA
- a CDS encoding PEP-CTERM sorting domain-containing protein: MRNVMILAAVAGAASLATAQTTVYSSDFEADGGGWTPSGVNGDWERGIPVGADGAALGGFASSEPIGGFSGDFVWGTVIGGLHGVGSDEQLSQNFDFTGLSDVSLSFQEWSDSGSSTFDMASVIVNGNQEYLSDGDSMDAWRGVTLDLSAYDGLGSVDIVFNFTSTTVVERTGWYIDDVSIRAIPAPGAMALLGLGGLVAVRRRR, from the coding sequence ATGCGTAACGTGATGATTCTTGCCGCTGTGGCCGGTGCCGCTTCGCTGGCCACCGCCCAAACGACCGTGTACTCGTCAGACTTCGAGGCCGATGGCGGCGGCTGGACCCCCAGCGGCGTCAACGGTGATTGGGAGCGTGGCATCCCCGTCGGCGCGGACGGCGCGGCTCTTGGCGGCTTCGCCAGCAGCGAGCCCATCGGCGGCTTCTCGGGCGACTTCGTCTGGGGCACCGTGATCGGCGGCCTCCACGGCGTCGGCAGCGACGAGCAGCTCAGCCAGAACTTCGACTTCACCGGCCTCAGCGACGTCAGCCTCTCCTTCCAGGAGTGGAGCGACAGTGGCAGCTCGACCTTCGACATGGCTAGCGTCATCGTCAACGGCAACCAGGAGTACCTGAGCGATGGTGACTCGATGGACGCTTGGCGTGGTGTGACCCTGGACCTGAGCGCCTACGACGGCCTCGGCAGCGTCGACATCGTCTTCAACTTCACCAGCACGACCGTTGTCGAGCGTACCGGCTGGTACATCGACGACGTCAGCATCCGCGCGATCCCCGCCCCCGGCGCCATGGCCCTCCTGGGTCTCGGTGGTCTGGTTGCGGTTCGTCGCCGCCGCTAA
- a CDS encoding PH domain-containing protein, which produces MTEPVSRHKILREASFDPKLPTYLLLQGTIIFVVLIVTIPLAVVYFLVGRFFIDKYVARMSCTLTERTLEIRKGLINRVESTIPLEKITDLQMIQGPIMRAMGLHGFKVETAGQSSGPGGHLVSLIGIVDAPAFREAVLDQRDAQAEGRGRAGKAGDVAAVPELAGEGVVGLLTEIRNTLHRVEKSLEHRRDI; this is translated from the coding sequence ATGACCGAACCCGTGAGCCGCCACAAAATCCTCCGCGAGGCCAGCTTCGACCCGAAGCTGCCCACTTACCTCCTGCTCCAGGGCACGATCATCTTCGTCGTGCTGATCGTGACCATTCCCCTGGCGGTGGTGTACTTCCTGGTCGGCCGCTTCTTTATCGATAAGTACGTGGCGCGGATGAGCTGCACGCTCACCGAGCGGACGCTGGAGATCCGCAAGGGCCTCATCAACCGCGTCGAGAGCACCATCCCGCTCGAGAAGATCACCGACCTCCAGATGATCCAGGGGCCCATCATGCGGGCCATGGGCCTGCACGGGTTCAAGGTCGAGACCGCCGGCCAGAGTTCGGGCCCCGGCGGGCACCTGGTGAGCCTGATCGGCATCGTCGACGCCCCGGCATTCCGCGAGGCCGTGCTCGACCAGCGCGACGCACAGGCCGAGGGGCGAGGGCGGGCGGGCAAAGCGGGCGACGTGGCGGCGGTCCCCGAGCTTGCTGGTGAGGGCGTGGTCGGGCTTCTCACTGAGATTCGCAACACCCTGCACCGTGTCGAGAAGTCACTCGAGCACCGCCGCGATATCTGA
- a CDS encoding PEP-CTERM sorting domain-containing protein, which yields MTKTKIAAFAGAAIGVAAMASATVQPNTYEIRVSNVVSPGTPSATVEVWADWDADLFYAFAAAEWSLRGDMSGDFSGPMSAFTDPGQEDGTPMDGDVVDIITGQLQFPAGGLAADTSDPVMIWSGTWSTTDFTARTVDLATDTGRYNLYLDDTGLSSDVTPTVIEGSGAIEVIPAPASLALVGLGGLAAMRRRR from the coding sequence ATGACCAAGACCAAGATTGCCGCTTTTGCGGGCGCTGCCATTGGCGTTGCCGCGATGGCTTCGGCCACCGTCCAGCCCAACACCTACGAGATCCGCGTGAGCAACGTGGTGAGCCCTGGCACGCCTTCGGCGACCGTTGAGGTGTGGGCCGATTGGGACGCCGACCTGTTCTACGCCTTCGCTGCCGCCGAGTGGAGCCTTCGCGGCGACATGAGTGGCGACTTCTCGGGCCCCATGTCGGCGTTCACCGACCCCGGCCAGGAAGACGGCACCCCCATGGACGGCGACGTGGTGGACATCATCACGGGCCAGCTCCAGTTCCCCGCTGGCGGCTTGGCCGCCGACACCAGCGACCCCGTGATGATCTGGTCGGGCACGTGGAGCACCACCGACTTCACCGCCCGCACGGTTGACCTGGCCACCGATACCGGCCGGTATAACCTGTATCTCGACGATACCGGCCTGAGCAGCGACGTCACCCCCACGGTGATCGAGGGCTCAGGCGCGATCGAGGTCATTCCCGCTCCGGCTTCGCTGGCGCTGGTTGGCTTGGGCGGCTTGGCCGCGATGCGTCGCCGCCGCTAA
- a CDS encoding aldehyde dehydrogenase family protein has translation MPAGPDSRRTFQAISPTTGTPTGPQVEVSSPEDASSAATAAWAAYHGLMDIDAPEHAAMLEAIADAIHGLGDDLVKLAANETGFSAVRIVAERERLMLTLRMFAGVVRSRRLDCASVDTAEPSRRPLPKPDLRRIRRGIGPVAIMGPANQPLTGGAMGADAVSALAAGCPIICKSHPEHPLTDAMVAHAALEACTSLGAPSGVVTLLHADEQGQEELLWALVGNPCVRGLAFTGSKAGADSVAAVIGGEAPGMAFSASIGSINPVFVLPGALEANGPTIAERLFQSCTNVAGQTCTRPSVVVLQRGAESEVFVRQLASLFDQMPAAKMRGPRLRGRFVEEVEARLDTKGVRLEGGSFHAPDTEDGKPAIVNGCLMRCAAEAFVREPMLREELFGPAMLLVMADDGPGVLTAASAIGGALTGSIWMGATDSNIGRRLAATLEHRVGRLVFNATPTGLELCPSLVHGGPYPASQGVDSTSVGPDAAGRWMRDVSYQNAPEAVLPKELRSGNPLGVTRFEDGKTVDPSKGPEKIGTEAEPPAPDQTPTRAA, from the coding sequence GTGCCTGCGGGGCCGGATTCTCGACGGACTTTCCAGGCAATCAGCCCGACGACAGGAACTCCGACTGGGCCGCAGGTTGAGGTTTCATCGCCCGAAGATGCCAGCTCGGCGGCGACAGCCGCCTGGGCGGCATATCACGGCCTGATGGACATCGATGCGCCCGAGCACGCGGCGATGCTCGAAGCGATCGCCGACGCCATCCATGGGCTCGGGGACGATCTCGTGAAGTTGGCGGCCAACGAAACGGGCTTTAGTGCCGTGCGGATCGTTGCCGAGCGAGAGCGGCTGATGCTGACCCTTCGGATGTTCGCGGGTGTCGTGCGTTCTCGACGGTTGGACTGCGCGAGCGTTGATACCGCCGAGCCCAGCCGGCGGCCGCTGCCCAAGCCCGATCTTCGCCGCATCCGGCGGGGGATCGGTCCGGTCGCGATCATGGGGCCTGCGAACCAACCCTTGACGGGCGGGGCCATGGGTGCCGACGCGGTGTCCGCCCTCGCTGCGGGGTGTCCGATCATCTGCAAGAGCCATCCCGAGCACCCATTGACCGACGCGATGGTGGCGCACGCCGCATTGGAAGCCTGCACGAGCCTTGGTGCGCCCTCCGGGGTGGTGACGCTCTTGCACGCCGACGAGCAGGGGCAGGAAGAGTTGCTCTGGGCACTGGTTGGCAACCCCTGTGTGCGAGGGCTGGCGTTCACCGGCTCCAAGGCTGGGGCCGATTCTGTCGCGGCGGTCATCGGTGGGGAGGCGCCGGGCATGGCGTTCTCGGCATCCATCGGCTCGATCAACCCGGTCTTCGTGCTGCCCGGGGCGCTGGAAGCCAACGGACCGACGATCGCCGAGCGGTTGTTCCAGTCGTGTACCAACGTGGCCGGGCAGACCTGTACCAGGCCCAGCGTCGTGGTGTTGCAGCGTGGGGCCGAGAGCGAGGTGTTCGTTCGGCAATTGGCGTCGCTGTTCGACCAGATGCCCGCGGCGAAGATGCGCGGGCCGCGGCTGCGGGGGCGGTTTGTCGAAGAGGTCGAGGCCCGCCTGGACACCAAGGGCGTGCGGCTGGAGGGCGGCTCGTTCCACGCGCCAGACACCGAGGACGGCAAGCCAGCCATCGTCAATGGCTGCCTCATGCGGTGCGCGGCCGAGGCCTTCGTCCGCGAGCCGATGCTCCGCGAAGAGCTCTTCGGTCCCGCGATGCTGCTGGTGATGGCCGATGATGGGCCGGGTGTGCTCACGGCGGCCAGCGCCATCGGCGGCGCGTTGACCGGGTCCATCTGGATGGGAGCCACCGACAGCAATATCGGGCGGCGACTGGCGGCCACGCTCGAACACCGGGTTGGGCGGCTGGTCTTCAACGCCACGCCCACCGGGCTGGAACTCTGCCCCTCGCTGGTGCATGGCGGGCCCTATCCGGCGAGCCAGGGTGTGGACTCGACCTCGGTGGGCCCGGACGCGGCCGGCCGCTGGATGCGTGACGTGTCGTATCAGAACGCGCCCGAGGCGGTGCTGCCCAAGGAACTGCGATCGGGTAATCCTCTGGGGGTCACGCGCTTCGAGGACGGCAAGACGGTCGATCCTTCCAAGGGGCCGGAGAAGATCGGCACCGAGGCCGAACCACCCGCCCCCGATCAGACGCCAACTCGGGCCGCCTGA
- a CDS encoding YifB family Mg chelatase-like AAA ATPase: MPSKIRSFLLRGVAADPCEVEVDLDDAALAKETIVGLPDAAIRESIERVRAALTNTGYQFPNGRLVINLAPAHVRKEGPIYDLPIAVALLQATGVIRGHAPDDAPPRLHRCMFAGELALDGRVRPVRGVIAMADLARAEDLDAVIVPAENASEAAVAGPTTFGVRTLAEVVGLLNGILEIEPQSPPDLAGMLSAAHAPIDFAEVRGQEAVKRAIVIAAAGGHNVVMLGPAGTGKTMMARALPGVLPPMSAAEAIETTRIHSAAGELPPGQGLVANRPVRTPHHTASGAAIVGGGVVPRPGEVSLATHGILFMDELPEFPRSVLETLRQPLEDHVVTISRSRGTVRFPADFLFVAAMNPAPGGSAGDTASGQKAAERYRARISGPLLDRIDIHVEAPAVPWKELSATGESSSTNSATMRERVLKARGVQTARQGEGRLNGRLRGKELDTLAPMSEPARSLLGQAIAELGLSARAYDKVRRVARTIADLEAAEGLDVQHVAEAVQYRLLDRA, encoded by the coding sequence ATGCCGTCCAAGATCCGATCATTCCTGCTTCGAGGTGTCGCCGCCGATCCTTGCGAGGTGGAGGTCGACCTCGATGACGCTGCCTTGGCGAAGGAAACCATCGTTGGCCTGCCCGATGCGGCCATCCGCGAATCGATCGAGCGTGTTCGGGCGGCTCTCACGAATACTGGCTATCAATTCCCGAATGGCAGGCTGGTCATCAACCTCGCCCCGGCCCACGTCCGAAAAGAAGGCCCGATCTACGACCTCCCTATCGCCGTTGCTCTGCTCCAGGCGACCGGTGTCATCCGAGGCCACGCCCCCGACGACGCACCCCCACGCCTCCACCGTTGCATGTTCGCCGGCGAGCTCGCGCTGGACGGCCGGGTCCGCCCCGTCCGCGGCGTGATCGCCATGGCCGACCTGGCGCGGGCTGAAGACCTCGACGCGGTGATCGTGCCAGCCGAGAACGCGTCCGAAGCCGCGGTCGCCGGCCCCACCACCTTCGGCGTGCGCACGCTCGCCGAGGTCGTGGGCCTGCTGAACGGAATCCTGGAGATCGAGCCGCAGTCGCCTCCGGACCTGGCGGGCATGCTGAGCGCGGCCCACGCGCCGATCGACTTCGCAGAGGTTCGGGGGCAAGAGGCCGTCAAGCGGGCCATTGTAATCGCCGCGGCCGGCGGGCACAACGTCGTCATGCTGGGGCCTGCCGGTACGGGCAAGACCATGATGGCCCGCGCACTCCCGGGCGTGCTCCCGCCCATGAGCGCCGCCGAGGCCATCGAGACCACCCGGATCCACTCGGCTGCCGGCGAGCTACCCCCGGGCCAGGGGCTTGTCGCCAATCGCCCGGTCCGCACGCCCCACCACACCGCGTCCGGGGCCGCGATCGTCGGTGGCGGCGTCGTGCCAAGGCCGGGTGAGGTCTCGCTGGCCACCCACGGCATCCTCTTCATGGACGAGTTGCCCGAGTTCCCGCGGTCGGTGCTCGAGACCCTCCGCCAGCCGCTCGAAGACCATGTGGTCACGATTTCCCGCTCACGCGGCACGGTGCGATTTCCGGCGGATTTCCTGTTTGTCGCGGCGATGAACCCGGCCCCGGGCGGCTCGGCGGGAGACACCGCTTCGGGCCAGAAGGCAGCCGAGCGCTACCGCGCCCGCATCAGCGGGCCCCTGCTCGACCGCATCGATATCCACGTCGAAGCCCCGGCCGTCCCCTGGAAGGAACTTTCGGCCACCGGCGAGTCGAGCAGCACCAACTCGGCCACCATGCGTGAACGCGTGCTGAAGGCCCGGGGTGTCCAGACCGCCCGCCAGGGCGAGGGCAGGCTCAACGGCCGCCTGCGAGGCAAGGAACTCGACACCCTCGCGCCCATGAGCGAACCCGCCCGCAGCCTGCTGGGGCAGGCCATCGCGGAGCTTGGTCTCTCGGCCCGGGCGTACGACAAGGTCCGCCGGGTCGCCCGCACCATCGCCGACCTGGAAGCCGCCGAGGGCCTCGACGTGCAGCACGTGGCCGAGGCGGTGCAGTACAGGTTGCTCGATCGGGCCTGA